A window of the Lolium perenne isolate Kyuss_39 chromosome 7, Kyuss_2.0, whole genome shotgun sequence genome harbors these coding sequences:
- the LOC127312934 gene encoding uncharacterized protein — translation MAYGGGKSAVDAILAEAADLVALEQIARLNTAHLDDSAALPSSLESRFRKLKSLPAAAPLPPPAKTLGRSVTAPPQHRDDPAADSSPQANPPAPALEASRKDDQTSPPQPHPHPPNPTVPAVPEEDEDEDEDLERLFGPRRGRPTLKERSRRADSSSSRSPPPPRQACCFPFSPKKALQRTPATRSSKKKTHAEGYTGDVLGVDAGEWGDENRRMVTELKEQQRKMKKALEEQVKVSRETAKMARWVKQASARMTHTDAIDDLLSDLDDDDDLK, via the coding sequence ATGGCCTACGGCGGCGGGAAGTCGGCCGTGGACGCCATCCTCGCGGAGGCGGCCGACCTCGTTGCGCTGGAGCAGATCGCGAGGCTCAACACGGCGCACCTCGACGACTCGGCGGCGCTGCCCTCCAGCCTCGAGTCCCGCTTCCGCAAGCTCAAGTccctccccgccgccgccccctTGCCCCCGCCCGCCAAGACCCTGGGCCGCAGCGTCACCGCGCCGCCGCAGCACCGGGACGATCCCGCCGCCGACTCGTCTCCCCAAGCAAACCCTCCCGCGCCTGCGCTGGAGGCATCCCGGAAAGACGACCAGACCTCTCCGCCGCAGCCTCATCCCCACCCTCCGAACCCGACCGTCCCCGCCGTTCCAGAGgaagacgaggacgaggacgaggacctgGAGCGGCTCTTCGGGCCACGGCGCGGCCGGCCGACGCTGAAGGAGCGGAGCCGGCGGGcggactcctcctcctcccggtcTCCCCCACCGCCGCGCCAGGCGTGCTGCTTCCCCTTCTCGCCCAAGAAGGCCCTGCAGAGGACCCCTGCCACCAGGAGCAGCAAGAAGAAGACCCACGCCGAAGGGTACACCGGCGACGTCCTCGGCGTCGACGCCGGCGAGTGGGGCGACGAGAACAGGCGGATGGTCACGGAGCTCAAGGAGCAGCAGCGCAAGATGAAGAAGGCGCTGGAAGAGCAGGTCAAGGTGAGCAGGGAGACGGCCAAGATGGCGCGCTGGGTCAAGCAGGCCTCCGCGCGCATGACGCACACCGATGCCATTGACGACCTGCTCAGCGAtctcgacgacgatgacgacctcAAGTGA
- the LOC127312933 gene encoding uncharacterized protein, with translation MDAHCLVRRHLRPPLRLPPSLQRLPPIRRCRRGGFTTAVACRSSAANDHHQERPWESYDRDIQPHAGSDLARSLRLLADMQAAGMRASAAAYARLIRALSRAGRTLEAEALLLELRHLGGPLPDAAHYNALLEGLLARAHLRLADRLILQMADDGVPRNHRTYTLLLDAYARAGRLEDSWWVLGEMRRRGVRLGTAGYSALVRLYRDNGMWKKATDLVLEMQEVGVELDVRIYNGLIDTFGKYGQLADARKVFEKMRAEGVKPDIATWNALIRWHCRVGNMKRALRYFAAMQEEGMYPDPKIFITIIGRLGEQGKWDELKRLFDKMRNRGFKDSGAVYAVLVDIYGQYGLFRDARECVAALKAEKLQLTPSIFCVLANAYAQRGLCEQTVCVLQLMEAEGIEPNLVMLNLLINAFSTAGRHLEALAVFQHIKDSGMSPDVVTYTTLMKGFMRVKRFEKVLEVYNEMERAGCTPDRKAREMLHDATVTMEQMRYY, from the exons ATGGACGCCCACTGCCTCGTACGCCGCCACCTGCGCCCGCCGCTCCGGCTTCCTCCATCCCTCCAGCGTCTGCCTCCCATTCGCAGATGCCGGCGCGGCGGCTTCACCACCGCCGTCGCCTGCCGCTCCAGCGCGGCAAACGACCACCACCAGGAGCGGCCGTGGGAGTCCTACGACCGCGACATCCAGCCGCACGCGGGCTCCGACCTCGCGCGCTCCCTCCGCCTCCTCGCGGACATGCAGGCGGCGGGGATGcgcgccagcgccgccgcctacGCGCGCCTCATCCGCGCTCTATCCCGCGCCGGCCGCACGCTCGAGGCCGAGGCGCTCCTCCTCGAGCTGCGCCACCTCGGAGGCCCCCTCCCGGACGCCGCGCACTACAACGCGCTCCTCGAGGGCCTCCTGGCCCGTGCGCACCTCCGCCTCGCCGACCGCCTAATCCTCCAGATGGCCGACGACGGGGTGCCGCGGAACCACCGCACCTACACGCTCCTCCTCGACGCCTACGCGCGGGCGGGGCGCCTCGAGGACTCGTGGTGGGTGCTCGGCGAGATGCGGCGGCGCGGGGTCCGGCTCGGCACCGCCGGGTACAGCGCGCTGGTGCGGCTCTACCGGGACAACGGCATGTGGAAGAAGGCCACGGACCTCGTCCTGGAGATGCAGGAGGTCGGCGTGGAGCTCGACGTCAGGATCTACAACGGCCTCATCGACACCTTCGGCAAGTACGGGCAGCTGGCCGACGCGCGGAAGGTGTTCGAGAAAATGCGCGCCGAGGGGGTCAAGCCGGATATCGCTACGTGGAACGCTCTGATTCGGTGGCACTGCCGGGTCGGGAACATGAAGCGCGCGCTGCGGTACTTCGCGGCGATGCAGGAGGAAGGGATGTACCCTGACCCGAAgatcttcatcaccatcatcggcaGGTTGGGGGAGCAAGGCAAGTGGGATGAGCTCAAGAGGCTGTTTGATAAAATGAGGAACCGAGGGTTCAAGGACAGTGGTGCGGTGTATGCCGTTTTGGTCGACATTTACGGGCAGTATGGCCTTTTTCGTGATGCCCGCGAGTGTGTAGCTGCTCTGAAAGCTGAAAAACTGCAGCTTACTCCTAGCATCTTCTGTGTCCTGGCAAATGCTTATGCTCAACGG GGTTTGTGTGAACAGACTGTATGTGTTCTTCAGTTAATGGAGGCAGAAGGAATAGAGCCGAATCTTGTTATGCTGAATTTGTTAATAAATGCTTTTAGTACTGCTGGAAGGCATTTGGAAGCACTAGCAGTATTCCAGCATATCAAGGATAGT GGTATGAGCCCAGATGTTGTGACTTACACTACACTTATGAAGGGTTTCATGAGAGTAAAAAGATTTGAAAAG GTTTTGGAAGTATATAATGAAATGGAGCGCGCTGGTTGTACCCCTGATAGAAAAGCTAGAGAAATGTTGCATGATGCCACTGTTACAATGGAACAGATGAGAT ATTACTGA